The following coding sequences lie in one Polyodon spathula isolate WHYD16114869_AA unplaced genomic scaffold, ASM1765450v1 scaffolds_696, whole genome shotgun sequence genomic window:
- the ggnbp2 gene encoding gametogenetin-binding protein 2 isoform X1, producing MARLVAVCRDGEEDFPFAERQIPLYIDDTLTMVMEFSDNMLNLEGHQINSAQMKQFVQFHSMLKQQDLNIAMMVTTREVFNALSQLVPCVGCRRSVERLFSQLVESGNPALEPLTVGSTGVLSVTRTCMADAKKLYTLFYVHGSKLNDMIDAIPKSKKNKRCQLHSLDTHKPKPLGEGNSEKVIDKKICGRGKKEVRCSIFYHFGPFQTPSRGCWMDVWELMSQECRDEVVLIDSTCLLETLETYLRKHRFCTDCKNKVLRAYNILIGELDCSKEKGYCAALYEGLRCCPHERHIHVCCETDFIAHLLGRAEPEFAGGYEQVFGTGMCLGCDCIDSRRRERHAKTIDIAQEEVLTCLGIHLYERLHRIWQKLRAEEQTWQMLFYLGVDALRKSFEMAVEKVQGISRLEQLCEELSEEERVRELKQEKKRQKRKNRRKNKCGFDIPGQDTEEKEEDQGSPESVESSCTACGSTEETSGGVEVIVTNESTSCCCPGSAILGSPKTKKGLSPHCNGSDCGYSSSMEGSETGSREGSDVACTEGICNHDEADDSCLHRCVEDKEEDGVDSCVECWANSEENTKGKNKKKKKKNKGSACGNDHCHKLGGCIADASRRDTSGNERSEMHTCRTKERCADACCSSFANIVLQLPWAERRKALSHFHVLTEASSSCPRFDRGSKSLMELLDESEDTSDEENCLTPDEIQSFMANNQSFYNNRDQYRLHLKERFTKYCHSNEQEKHGCNGGWLATAGVN from the exons ATGGCGCGTCTGGTTGCAGTTTGCAGGGACGGGGAAGAAGATTTCCCCTTCGCCGAACGACAGATCCCTCTCTACATCGATGACACTCTCACA ATGGTGATGGAGTTTTCAGATAACATGTTAAACCTTGAAGGTCATCAGATTAACAGTGCACAGATGAAACAGTTTGTACAG TTTCACAGTATGCTTAAGCAGCAGGATCTCAACATTGCCATGATGGTTACGACCCGTGAAGTCTTCAATGCACTTTCACAGCTTGTCCCATGCGTTGGGTGCCGGCGCAGTGTTGAACGCCTGTTCTCCCAGCTTGTGGAATCAGGAAACCCAGCTTTAGAGCCCCTTACGGTGGGATCCACAGGTGTCCTCTCAGTAACTCGAACTTGTATGGCAGATGCAAAAAAACTTTACACCTTGTTTTATGTgcatgg gtcAAAGTTAAATGACATGATTGATGCAATTCCTAAAAGTAAAAAGAACAAACGTTGTCAGTTGCACTCTCTGGATACACACAAACCCAAGCCTTTAGG AGAAGGAAATTCAGAGAAAGTTATAGATAAGAAAATCTGTGGAAGAGGCAAGAAAGAAGTCAGATGTAGCATCTTTTATCACTTTGGACCTTTTCAGACACCCAGCAG GGGCTGCTGGATGGATGTGTGGGAGCTCATGTCGCAGGAATGCAGAGATGAAGTTGTTTTAATTGACTCGACTTGTCTCTTAGAAACTTTAGAAACCTATTTGAGGAAACATCG ATTTTGCACAGACTGCAAAAACAAAGTACTAAGAGCGTATAATATTCTTATTGGAGAACTGGATTGTAGCAAGGAGAAAGGCTACTGTGCAGCTCTCTATGAAGGACTACGCTGCTGCCCACATGAGCGACACATCCACGTCTGCTGTGAAACAGACTTTATTGCACATCTTTTGGGAAGAGCTGAGCCTGAGTTTGCAGGAGGGTATGA ACAGGTGTTTGGGACTGGGATGTGTTTGGGATGTGATTGCATCGATTCCAG GCGCAGAGAAAGGCATGCAAAGACAATTGATATTGCCCAAGAAGAAGTTTTAACCTGTCTTGGAATTCACTTGTATGAGCGTCTGCATCGTATCTGGCAAAAGCTTAGAGCCGAGGAACAGACTTGGCAAATGCTTTTTTACCTTGGTGTTGATGCATTACGCAAGAGTTTTGAG atGGCAGTAGAAAAAGTGCAAGGAATCAGTCGCCTGGAGCAGCTTTGTGAGGAGCTCTCTGAAGAAGAGAGAGTGCGAGAACTGAAACAGGAAAAGAAGAGACAGAAGCGCAAGAATAGACGCAAAAACAAATGTGGCTTTGACATACCTGGACAAGATACAGAAGAAAAGGAGGAAGACCAG ggttCACCCGAGTCTGTAGAAAGCAGCTGTACAGCCTGCGGCAGCACAGAGGAAACGAGCGGTGGTGTTGAAGTAATTGTGACAAACGAAAGTACCTCTTGCTGTTGCCCTGGCAGTGCAATACTGGGTTCAcctaaaacaaagaaag GTTTATCACCACATTGTAATGGAAGTGACTGTGGTTACTCCTCAAGCATGGAGGGCAGTGAAACTGGGTCCCGGGAGGGCTCTGATGTAGCTTGTACTGAAGGTATCTGCAACCACGATGAAGCAG ATGACTCCTGTCTTCATCGTTGTGTTGAAGATAAAGAGGAGGATGGGGTTGACAGCTGTGTCGAATGCTGGGCCAATTCGGAAGAGAACAccaagggcaaaaataaaaagaagaaaaagaaaaataaaggttcGGCATGTGGAAATGATCAT TGTCACAAACTGGGAGGCTGTATTGCGGATGCAAGCAGAAGAGATACTTCCGGGAATGAGCGCAGTGAAATGCACACCTGCCGAACCAAAGAAAGATGTGCTGATGCTTGTTGCAGCTCTTTTGCAAACATTGTGCTACAGTTGCCTTGGGCAGAACGTAGAAAAGCACTGAGCCACTTCCATGTGCTCACAGAAGCATCGTCATCATGTCCCCGCTTCGACAGGGGCTCAAAGAGCTTGATGGAACTTCTT GATGAGTCTGAAGACACTTCAGATGAAGAGAATTGTCTAACACCAGATGAGATACAGTCATTTATGGCAAACAACCAGTCTTTCTACAACAACAGAGATCAGTATCGACTGCACCTGAAAGAGAGATTTACCAAGTACTGCCACTCAAATGAGCAGGAGAAACATGGTTGTAATGGTGGATGGTTGGCCACAGCTGGGGTGAACTAA
- the ggnbp2 gene encoding gametogenetin-binding protein 2 isoform X2, whose translation MARLVAVCRDGEEDFPFAERQIPLYIDDTLTMVMEFSDNMLNLEGHQINSAQMKQFVQFHSMLKQQDLNIAMMVTTREVFNALSQLVPCVGCRRSVERLFSQLVESGNPALEPLTVGSTGVLSVTRTCMADAKKLYTLFYVHGSKLNDMIDAIPKSKKNKRCQLHSLDTHKPKPLGEGNSEKVIDKKICGRGKKEVRCSIFYHFGPFQTPSRGCWMDVWELMSQECRDEVVLIDSTCLLETLETYLRKHRFCTDCKNKVLRAYNILIGELDCSKEKGYCAALYEGLRCCPHERHIHVCCETDFIAHLLGRAEPEFAGGQVFGTGMCLGCDCIDSRRRERHAKTIDIAQEEVLTCLGIHLYERLHRIWQKLRAEEQTWQMLFYLGVDALRKSFEMAVEKVQGISRLEQLCEELSEEERVRELKQEKKRQKRKNRRKNKCGFDIPGQDTEEKEEDQGSPESVESSCTACGSTEETSGGVEVIVTNESTSCCCPGSAILGSPKTKKGLSPHCNGSDCGYSSSMEGSETGSREGSDVACTEGICNHDEADDSCLHRCVEDKEEDGVDSCVECWANSEENTKGKNKKKKKKNKGSACGNDHCHKLGGCIADASRRDTSGNERSEMHTCRTKERCADACCSSFANIVLQLPWAERRKALSHFHVLTEASSSCPRFDRGSKSLMELLDESEDTSDEENCLTPDEIQSFMANNQSFYNNRDQYRLHLKERFTKYCHSNEQEKHGCNGGWLATAGVN comes from the exons ATGGCGCGTCTGGTTGCAGTTTGCAGGGACGGGGAAGAAGATTTCCCCTTCGCCGAACGACAGATCCCTCTCTACATCGATGACACTCTCACA ATGGTGATGGAGTTTTCAGATAACATGTTAAACCTTGAAGGTCATCAGATTAACAGTGCACAGATGAAACAGTTTGTACAG TTTCACAGTATGCTTAAGCAGCAGGATCTCAACATTGCCATGATGGTTACGACCCGTGAAGTCTTCAATGCACTTTCACAGCTTGTCCCATGCGTTGGGTGCCGGCGCAGTGTTGAACGCCTGTTCTCCCAGCTTGTGGAATCAGGAAACCCAGCTTTAGAGCCCCTTACGGTGGGATCCACAGGTGTCCTCTCAGTAACTCGAACTTGTATGGCAGATGCAAAAAAACTTTACACCTTGTTTTATGTgcatgg gtcAAAGTTAAATGACATGATTGATGCAATTCCTAAAAGTAAAAAGAACAAACGTTGTCAGTTGCACTCTCTGGATACACACAAACCCAAGCCTTTAGG AGAAGGAAATTCAGAGAAAGTTATAGATAAGAAAATCTGTGGAAGAGGCAAGAAAGAAGTCAGATGTAGCATCTTTTATCACTTTGGACCTTTTCAGACACCCAGCAG GGGCTGCTGGATGGATGTGTGGGAGCTCATGTCGCAGGAATGCAGAGATGAAGTTGTTTTAATTGACTCGACTTGTCTCTTAGAAACTTTAGAAACCTATTTGAGGAAACATCG ATTTTGCACAGACTGCAAAAACAAAGTACTAAGAGCGTATAATATTCTTATTGGAGAACTGGATTGTAGCAAGGAGAAAGGCTACTGTGCAGCTCTCTATGAAGGACTACGCTGCTGCCCACATGAGCGACACATCCACGTCTGCTGTGAAACAGACTTTATTGCACATCTTTTGGGAAGAGCTGAGCCTGAGTTTGCAGGAGG ACAGGTGTTTGGGACTGGGATGTGTTTGGGATGTGATTGCATCGATTCCAG GCGCAGAGAAAGGCATGCAAAGACAATTGATATTGCCCAAGAAGAAGTTTTAACCTGTCTTGGAATTCACTTGTATGAGCGTCTGCATCGTATCTGGCAAAAGCTTAGAGCCGAGGAACAGACTTGGCAAATGCTTTTTTACCTTGGTGTTGATGCATTACGCAAGAGTTTTGAG atGGCAGTAGAAAAAGTGCAAGGAATCAGTCGCCTGGAGCAGCTTTGTGAGGAGCTCTCTGAAGAAGAGAGAGTGCGAGAACTGAAACAGGAAAAGAAGAGACAGAAGCGCAAGAATAGACGCAAAAACAAATGTGGCTTTGACATACCTGGACAAGATACAGAAGAAAAGGAGGAAGACCAG ggttCACCCGAGTCTGTAGAAAGCAGCTGTACAGCCTGCGGCAGCACAGAGGAAACGAGCGGTGGTGTTGAAGTAATTGTGACAAACGAAAGTACCTCTTGCTGTTGCCCTGGCAGTGCAATACTGGGTTCAcctaaaacaaagaaag GTTTATCACCACATTGTAATGGAAGTGACTGTGGTTACTCCTCAAGCATGGAGGGCAGTGAAACTGGGTCCCGGGAGGGCTCTGATGTAGCTTGTACTGAAGGTATCTGCAACCACGATGAAGCAG ATGACTCCTGTCTTCATCGTTGTGTTGAAGATAAAGAGGAGGATGGGGTTGACAGCTGTGTCGAATGCTGGGCCAATTCGGAAGAGAACAccaagggcaaaaataaaaagaagaaaaagaaaaataaaggttcGGCATGTGGAAATGATCAT TGTCACAAACTGGGAGGCTGTATTGCGGATGCAAGCAGAAGAGATACTTCCGGGAATGAGCGCAGTGAAATGCACACCTGCCGAACCAAAGAAAGATGTGCTGATGCTTGTTGCAGCTCTTTTGCAAACATTGTGCTACAGTTGCCTTGGGCAGAACGTAGAAAAGCACTGAGCCACTTCCATGTGCTCACAGAAGCATCGTCATCATGTCCCCGCTTCGACAGGGGCTCAAAGAGCTTGATGGAACTTCTT GATGAGTCTGAAGACACTTCAGATGAAGAGAATTGTCTAACACCAGATGAGATACAGTCATTTATGGCAAACAACCAGTCTTTCTACAACAACAGAGATCAGTATCGACTGCACCTGAAAGAGAGATTTACCAAGTACTGCCACTCAAATGAGCAGGAGAAACATGGTTGTAATGGTGGATGGTTGGCCACAGCTGGGGTGAACTAA
- the ggnbp2 gene encoding gametogenetin-binding protein 2 isoform X3 yields the protein MARLVAVCRDGEEDFPFAERQIPLYIDDTLTMVMEFSDNMLNLEGHQINSAQMKQFVQFHSMLKQQDLNIAMMVTTREVFNALSQLVPCVGCRRSVERLFSQLVESGNPALEPLTVGSTGVLSVTRTCMADAKKLYTLFYVHGSKLNDMIDAIPKSKKNKRCQLHSLDTHKPKPLGEGNSEKVIDKKICGRGKKEVRCSIFYHFGPFQTPSRGCWMDVWELMSQECRDEVVLIDSTCLLETLETYLRKHRFCTDCKNKVLRAYNILIGELDCSKEKGYCAALYEGLRCCPHERHIHVCCETDFIAHLLGRAEPEFAGGYERRERHAKTIDIAQEEVLTCLGIHLYERLHRIWQKLRAEEQTWQMLFYLGVDALRKSFEMAVEKVQGISRLEQLCEELSEEERVRELKQEKKRQKRKNRRKNKCGFDIPGQDTEEKEEDQGSPESVESSCTACGSTEETSGGVEVIVTNESTSCCCPGSAILGSPKTKKGLSPHCNGSDCGYSSSMEGSETGSREGSDVACTEGICNHDEADDSCLHRCVEDKEEDGVDSCVECWANSEENTKGKNKKKKKKNKGSACGNDHCHKLGGCIADASRRDTSGNERSEMHTCRTKERCADACCSSFANIVLQLPWAERRKALSHFHVLTEASSSCPRFDRGSKSLMELLDESEDTSDEENCLTPDEIQSFMANNQSFYNNRDQYRLHLKERFTKYCHSNEQEKHGCNGGWLATAGVN from the exons ATGGCGCGTCTGGTTGCAGTTTGCAGGGACGGGGAAGAAGATTTCCCCTTCGCCGAACGACAGATCCCTCTCTACATCGATGACACTCTCACA ATGGTGATGGAGTTTTCAGATAACATGTTAAACCTTGAAGGTCATCAGATTAACAGTGCACAGATGAAACAGTTTGTACAG TTTCACAGTATGCTTAAGCAGCAGGATCTCAACATTGCCATGATGGTTACGACCCGTGAAGTCTTCAATGCACTTTCACAGCTTGTCCCATGCGTTGGGTGCCGGCGCAGTGTTGAACGCCTGTTCTCCCAGCTTGTGGAATCAGGAAACCCAGCTTTAGAGCCCCTTACGGTGGGATCCACAGGTGTCCTCTCAGTAACTCGAACTTGTATGGCAGATGCAAAAAAACTTTACACCTTGTTTTATGTgcatgg gtcAAAGTTAAATGACATGATTGATGCAATTCCTAAAAGTAAAAAGAACAAACGTTGTCAGTTGCACTCTCTGGATACACACAAACCCAAGCCTTTAGG AGAAGGAAATTCAGAGAAAGTTATAGATAAGAAAATCTGTGGAAGAGGCAAGAAAGAAGTCAGATGTAGCATCTTTTATCACTTTGGACCTTTTCAGACACCCAGCAG GGGCTGCTGGATGGATGTGTGGGAGCTCATGTCGCAGGAATGCAGAGATGAAGTTGTTTTAATTGACTCGACTTGTCTCTTAGAAACTTTAGAAACCTATTTGAGGAAACATCG ATTTTGCACAGACTGCAAAAACAAAGTACTAAGAGCGTATAATATTCTTATTGGAGAACTGGATTGTAGCAAGGAGAAAGGCTACTGTGCAGCTCTCTATGAAGGACTACGCTGCTGCCCACATGAGCGACACATCCACGTCTGCTGTGAAACAGACTTTATTGCACATCTTTTGGGAAGAGCTGAGCCTGAGTTTGCAGGAGGGTATGA GCGCAGAGAAAGGCATGCAAAGACAATTGATATTGCCCAAGAAGAAGTTTTAACCTGTCTTGGAATTCACTTGTATGAGCGTCTGCATCGTATCTGGCAAAAGCTTAGAGCCGAGGAACAGACTTGGCAAATGCTTTTTTACCTTGGTGTTGATGCATTACGCAAGAGTTTTGAG atGGCAGTAGAAAAAGTGCAAGGAATCAGTCGCCTGGAGCAGCTTTGTGAGGAGCTCTCTGAAGAAGAGAGAGTGCGAGAACTGAAACAGGAAAAGAAGAGACAGAAGCGCAAGAATAGACGCAAAAACAAATGTGGCTTTGACATACCTGGACAAGATACAGAAGAAAAGGAGGAAGACCAG ggttCACCCGAGTCTGTAGAAAGCAGCTGTACAGCCTGCGGCAGCACAGAGGAAACGAGCGGTGGTGTTGAAGTAATTGTGACAAACGAAAGTACCTCTTGCTGTTGCCCTGGCAGTGCAATACTGGGTTCAcctaaaacaaagaaag GTTTATCACCACATTGTAATGGAAGTGACTGTGGTTACTCCTCAAGCATGGAGGGCAGTGAAACTGGGTCCCGGGAGGGCTCTGATGTAGCTTGTACTGAAGGTATCTGCAACCACGATGAAGCAG ATGACTCCTGTCTTCATCGTTGTGTTGAAGATAAAGAGGAGGATGGGGTTGACAGCTGTGTCGAATGCTGGGCCAATTCGGAAGAGAACAccaagggcaaaaataaaaagaagaaaaagaaaaataaaggttcGGCATGTGGAAATGATCAT TGTCACAAACTGGGAGGCTGTATTGCGGATGCAAGCAGAAGAGATACTTCCGGGAATGAGCGCAGTGAAATGCACACCTGCCGAACCAAAGAAAGATGTGCTGATGCTTGTTGCAGCTCTTTTGCAAACATTGTGCTACAGTTGCCTTGGGCAGAACGTAGAAAAGCACTGAGCCACTTCCATGTGCTCACAGAAGCATCGTCATCATGTCCCCGCTTCGACAGGGGCTCAAAGAGCTTGATGGAACTTCTT GATGAGTCTGAAGACACTTCAGATGAAGAGAATTGTCTAACACCAGATGAGATACAGTCATTTATGGCAAACAACCAGTCTTTCTACAACAACAGAGATCAGTATCGACTGCACCTGAAAGAGAGATTTACCAAGTACTGCCACTCAAATGAGCAGGAGAAACATGGTTGTAATGGTGGATGGTTGGCCACAGCTGGGGTGAACTAA
- the ggnbp2 gene encoding gametogenetin-binding protein 2 isoform X4 — MARLVAVCRDGEEDFPFAERQIPLYIDDTLTMVMEFSDNMLNLEGHQINSAQMKQFVQFHSMLKQQDLNIAMMVTTREVFNALSQLVPCVGCRRSVERLFSQLVESGNPALEPLTVGSTGVLSVTRTCMADAKKLYTLFYVHGSKLNDMIDAIPKSKKNKRCQLHSLDTHKPKPLGEGNSEKVIDKKICGRGKKEVRCSIFYHFGPFQTPSRGCWMDVWELMSQECRDEVVLIDSTCLLETLETYLRKHRFCTDCKNKVLRAYNILIGELDCSKEKGYCAALYEGLRCCPHERHIHVCCETDFIAHLLGRAEPEFAGGRRERHAKTIDIAQEEVLTCLGIHLYERLHRIWQKLRAEEQTWQMLFYLGVDALRKSFEMAVEKVQGISRLEQLCEELSEEERVRELKQEKKRQKRKNRRKNKCGFDIPGQDTEEKEEDQGSPESVESSCTACGSTEETSGGVEVIVTNESTSCCCPGSAILGSPKTKKGLSPHCNGSDCGYSSSMEGSETGSREGSDVACTEGICNHDEADDSCLHRCVEDKEEDGVDSCVECWANSEENTKGKNKKKKKKNKGSACGNDHCHKLGGCIADASRRDTSGNERSEMHTCRTKERCADACCSSFANIVLQLPWAERRKALSHFHVLTEASSSCPRFDRGSKSLMELLDESEDTSDEENCLTPDEIQSFMANNQSFYNNRDQYRLHLKERFTKYCHSNEQEKHGCNGGWLATAGVN, encoded by the exons ATGGCGCGTCTGGTTGCAGTTTGCAGGGACGGGGAAGAAGATTTCCCCTTCGCCGAACGACAGATCCCTCTCTACATCGATGACACTCTCACA ATGGTGATGGAGTTTTCAGATAACATGTTAAACCTTGAAGGTCATCAGATTAACAGTGCACAGATGAAACAGTTTGTACAG TTTCACAGTATGCTTAAGCAGCAGGATCTCAACATTGCCATGATGGTTACGACCCGTGAAGTCTTCAATGCACTTTCACAGCTTGTCCCATGCGTTGGGTGCCGGCGCAGTGTTGAACGCCTGTTCTCCCAGCTTGTGGAATCAGGAAACCCAGCTTTAGAGCCCCTTACGGTGGGATCCACAGGTGTCCTCTCAGTAACTCGAACTTGTATGGCAGATGCAAAAAAACTTTACACCTTGTTTTATGTgcatgg gtcAAAGTTAAATGACATGATTGATGCAATTCCTAAAAGTAAAAAGAACAAACGTTGTCAGTTGCACTCTCTGGATACACACAAACCCAAGCCTTTAGG AGAAGGAAATTCAGAGAAAGTTATAGATAAGAAAATCTGTGGAAGAGGCAAGAAAGAAGTCAGATGTAGCATCTTTTATCACTTTGGACCTTTTCAGACACCCAGCAG GGGCTGCTGGATGGATGTGTGGGAGCTCATGTCGCAGGAATGCAGAGATGAAGTTGTTTTAATTGACTCGACTTGTCTCTTAGAAACTTTAGAAACCTATTTGAGGAAACATCG ATTTTGCACAGACTGCAAAAACAAAGTACTAAGAGCGTATAATATTCTTATTGGAGAACTGGATTGTAGCAAGGAGAAAGGCTACTGTGCAGCTCTCTATGAAGGACTACGCTGCTGCCCACATGAGCGACACATCCACGTCTGCTGTGAAACAGACTTTATTGCACATCTTTTGGGAAGAGCTGAGCCTGAGTTTGCAGGAGG GCGCAGAGAAAGGCATGCAAAGACAATTGATATTGCCCAAGAAGAAGTTTTAACCTGTCTTGGAATTCACTTGTATGAGCGTCTGCATCGTATCTGGCAAAAGCTTAGAGCCGAGGAACAGACTTGGCAAATGCTTTTTTACCTTGGTGTTGATGCATTACGCAAGAGTTTTGAG atGGCAGTAGAAAAAGTGCAAGGAATCAGTCGCCTGGAGCAGCTTTGTGAGGAGCTCTCTGAAGAAGAGAGAGTGCGAGAACTGAAACAGGAAAAGAAGAGACAGAAGCGCAAGAATAGACGCAAAAACAAATGTGGCTTTGACATACCTGGACAAGATACAGAAGAAAAGGAGGAAGACCAG ggttCACCCGAGTCTGTAGAAAGCAGCTGTACAGCCTGCGGCAGCACAGAGGAAACGAGCGGTGGTGTTGAAGTAATTGTGACAAACGAAAGTACCTCTTGCTGTTGCCCTGGCAGTGCAATACTGGGTTCAcctaaaacaaagaaag GTTTATCACCACATTGTAATGGAAGTGACTGTGGTTACTCCTCAAGCATGGAGGGCAGTGAAACTGGGTCCCGGGAGGGCTCTGATGTAGCTTGTACTGAAGGTATCTGCAACCACGATGAAGCAG ATGACTCCTGTCTTCATCGTTGTGTTGAAGATAAAGAGGAGGATGGGGTTGACAGCTGTGTCGAATGCTGGGCCAATTCGGAAGAGAACAccaagggcaaaaataaaaagaagaaaaagaaaaataaaggttcGGCATGTGGAAATGATCAT TGTCACAAACTGGGAGGCTGTATTGCGGATGCAAGCAGAAGAGATACTTCCGGGAATGAGCGCAGTGAAATGCACACCTGCCGAACCAAAGAAAGATGTGCTGATGCTTGTTGCAGCTCTTTTGCAAACATTGTGCTACAGTTGCCTTGGGCAGAACGTAGAAAAGCACTGAGCCACTTCCATGTGCTCACAGAAGCATCGTCATCATGTCCCCGCTTCGACAGGGGCTCAAAGAGCTTGATGGAACTTCTT GATGAGTCTGAAGACACTTCAGATGAAGAGAATTGTCTAACACCAGATGAGATACAGTCATTTATGGCAAACAACCAGTCTTTCTACAACAACAGAGATCAGTATCGACTGCACCTGAAAGAGAGATTTACCAAGTACTGCCACTCAAATGAGCAGGAGAAACATGGTTGTAATGGTGGATGGTTGGCCACAGCTGGGGTGAACTAA